The Streptomyces lienomycini sequence GCGAAGACCGGGCTGGCCAGGGGGTGCGCCCGGTCGCCCGCACCGACGTAGAGATCCGCGTACGCGCGCACGTCGGCCGCGGTGAACACGGGGTCGGCGCCCTCCTTGGAACGTATGCTCCCGCCGGCGAGGGTGAGGTCGGCCCAGGGGGAGAAGAGGACCACGGCGGCCGGCTGCGGCAGCCCGGCGTTCCTGGCCGCGAGCAGGGTGGCGACGCTCAGTCCGCCGCCGGCGGAGTCACCGGCCAGGACGAGGTCCCGCGGGTCGGAGACCGTTGCCAGCAGCTCGCGATAGGCGGCGAGCCCGTCGTCGACGGCCGCGGGGAAGGGGTGCTCGGGCGCCAGCCGGTAGTCCACCGACACCGCGCGCAGCCCGGCGCGGCGGGCCAGCTCGCCGACCAGCCCCGCGTGGGTGTCCGGCGACCCGACGACATAGCCGCCGCCGTGCAGGTAGAGCAGCCGGCCGCGTCCGGAGGCCGTGTCCGGCTCCAGCTCCAGGGCCGGCCGCCCGCCCAGGACGGTCCCGCGGGTGACCACGTCCTCCGGCGCGGGGCGGGTGAGGGCCGCGGCGAACCCCGCGCGCTGCTCGTCGGGAGTGGGCGGCGTCTCGGTGCGCGGGGCGGAACGGAGCAAGGCGTCCAGGGCGTCGCGCTGCTGTCGGGACATGCGGTGCCTCCACGGGTCGGCGTGCGAGAATTGATTCCTGGGAATCCATCTGTCATGAGCCAACCGCATTCCAGGGAAGATGATTCCTGGGAATCTACTGGAGTTGTTGTGAGCCACGTCACTCAGAGCTTCATCGACCTGGTCCGCGTCGAGACCCGGCTCTACAACGCGGTGAGCGCCCGGCTGCGCGCCGAACAAGGACTGGGCCTGGGACAGTTCGAGTTCCTGGAGGTCATCGACCGGGTGCCGGGGTGCCGCGTGCTCGACCTCGTCGGCGAACTCGCGATCACCGTCGGGGCCGTCAGCAAGGCGGTGGACCGGCTGGTGGCCGCGGGCTGGTGCGTGCGGGCCGCGCACCCCCAGGACCGCCGCTCCTCCGTGCTCCGCCTGACCCCCGAGGGCGATCGGCGACTGGCCGCTTCCCGCCCGGTCGTCGAGAGCACCCTCGCCTCGCTGACCGCGGCGGTTGCGTCCGAGGACCTGAGCCGCATCGCCTCGACGCTGGCCGTCCTTCGCGCGCATCTCGAGGCGGGTCCCCACGGGCGCCCGGGCTGAGGGAACGCGACGGCACACGGCCGATGCCGCTCCCACGGCGAACGGGAGCGGCATCCGGCGCGGCCGGGGACAGAGGGCGTTCAGCGGCGCCCGCGGCGCATGGGTACCAGGTTGCCGCGCCGCCGGGCCGCGACGAGCATGGGGATCGCGATCAGCAGGCTGACGATGACGGGCACGATCGACGCCTCCAGGCCGAAGTCCCCGCCGGTCAGCAGGTCGGGGCCGGTCGGGTCGGTGGTCATCAGGCCCTCCGAGGCGTGGCCGGAGACCGCGATGCCGATCAGGCCCAGGGTGGTGTTCCAGGCGAAGTGCAGGCCCACGGCGAACCAGATGTTGCGCGTCCACAGGAACGCGGCACCGAGGAGGACACCCGCCTCGATGGCGATCGCCGTCGAACTCCACAGCGTGGCATCCGGGTTGGCCAGGTGCAGTCCGCCGAACAGCGCCGCGGTGATCGCCAGAGCGGGCCAACTGCCGCACAGCTTCTCCAGCGCTTGGAGGGCGAGGCCGCGGAAGATCAGTTCCTCCGTCACGGCGGCACCGAGCTGCATCGCGGCCATGCTCGCCACGATCGACAGGCCGTTGCCGGGCCGTTCGGTGAACGAGAACTCGGTGAGGAGCATGAGCATCGACACGGTGATGAACCCGAAGCCGATCGCGGCACCGGACAACGCCTGTGTCACGGCCCCCGGCATCGCGATCTCCGGCATGCTCCGCCGGGCGACGTAGCGCATGACCGCCCAGTAGACGACCACCGCGACGATCGAGCCCACGACGGCGACCACTCCGCCCACCGAGGCCAGGCTGGACGCCAGACCCACACCCACGACTCCGGTCAGCATCCAGACGAGCGGAGACCGGAGGAAGCGACCGCCCTCCCGGCGCGTGGGCTGGGGCGATGCGGTGTGCGTCGTACTCATGTGGCCTCCCTAAGGCATCGGCCGCGTGCCTTCCGGCGACCTGCCGAGGACGCTACGCAGGCGGCGGCGTCCCCGAATCACCCCTGAATGGACAGTCCGGGTAGCTCCTGCGGGGGACAAGGGCGCCGGACGCCGCGCACGGCGGGACCGTTCGGGGCGGGGCACGCGGGACCGGCCGGGCTTGCACCTCACGTCACGTGAGGAGGCAGCGTGGAGGGCGTCAGAGAAGGGAGCGGAAGTGAGCTACTCCGTAGGACAGGTGGCCGGCTTCGCCGGAGTGACGGTGCGCACCCTGCACCACTACGACGACATCGGCCTGCTCGTACCCAGCGAGCGCAGCCACGCGGGCCACCGGCGCTACAGCGACGCCGACCTCGACCGGCTGCAGCAGATCCTGTTCTACCGGGAGCTGGGCTTCCCGCTCGACGAGGTCGCCGCCCTGCTCGACGACCCGGCCGCGGACCCGCGCGCGCACCTGCGCCGCCAGCACGAGCTGCTGTCCGCCCGGATCGAGAAGCTGCAGAAGATGGCGGCGGCCGTGGAGCAGGCCATGGAGGCACGCAGCATGGGAATCAACCTCACGCCCGAGGAGAAGTTCGAGGTCTTCGGCGACTTCGACCCCGACCAGTACGAGGAGGAGGTCCAGGAACGCTGGGGCGACACCGACGCCTACCGCCAGTCCAGGCAGAAGACCGCCTCGTACACCAAGGAGGACTGGCAGCGCATCCAGGACGAGGCCGACGCGCTCACCCGGCGCTTCGTCGCCCTGATGGAGGCGGGTGCGCCCGCCGACTCCGACGGGGCCATGGACGCCGCCGAGGACCACCGGCAGGGCATCGCCCGCAACCACTACGACTGCGGGCACGAGATGCACACCTGCCTGGGCGAGATGTACGTGTCGGACGAACGTTTCACGCGAAACATCGACGCCGCGAGGCCGGGCCTCGCCGTCTACATGCGCGACGCGATCCTCGCGAACGCCGCCCGGCACACCTCGTGAACGGTGGTCGTGGCCCGGGCGTCACTCCCGGGCCACGACCACCGCCGTCCCGTACGCGCACACCTCGGTGCCCACGTCGGCCGCCTCCGTGACGTCGAAGCGGAAGGACAGCACCGCGTTGGCCCCCCGCGCGCGTGCCTGCTCCACGAGCCGGTCCATCGCCTGGTTGCGGGTCTCGACCAGCGTCTTGGTGAGTCCGCGCAGCTCACCGCCGACCAGCGACTTCAGCCCGGCACCGAGCTGGCTCCCCAGGTGCCGCGAGCGCACGGTCAGCCCGAAGACCTCCCCGAGCACCTCCTGCACCCGATGGCCCGGCAGGTCGTTCGTGGTCACGACGAGCACCTCGGGCTGCGGACCCTGGCCGCCACCGTATTCTTCCATTCCCATGGTTCTCAGGTTTCCCCTGGGAGCGTCACCGTGCACCCCCAGGCGCACGGTGGAACCTGGGACACCACGGCCGCGTTGTACGTTTGGGCAGCCAGGTCCAGCCCGCCTCCCCCAGCAGCAGGAGCCACAATCCCGTGACCACCCTTGCGCTCGGTCCCGAGTGGATCAGCCCGGACTACCTGATCGAGACGTTCAGTCTTCCCGGCATCCTGCTCATCGTCTTCGCCGAGTCAGGACTCTTCGCGTTCCTGCCCGGCGACTCGCTGCTGTTCACCGCGGGCCTCTTCGTCGCCCAGGGCCAGTACATCAGCCAGCCGCTGTGGCTGGTGTGCACCCTGATCGTGGCCGCCGCCGTCCTCGGCGACCAGGTCGGCTACATGATCGGCAAGTTCTTCGGTCCCAGGCTCTTCAGCCGCCCCAACTCCAAGCTCTTCAAACAGGAGAACCTGGAGAAGGCGCACGAGTTCATGGAGAAGTTCGGCCCCAAGGCGATCGTCCTGGCCCGCTTCGTGCCGATCGTGCGCACCTTCGCCCCGATCGTCGCGGGCGCCGGCCGCATGAAGTACCGCACCTTCCTGACGTACAACGTCATCGGCGGCGTCGCCTGGGGCACCGGCGTCACCCTCGCGGGCTACTGGCTCGGCCAGATCGAGTTCATCCGGGCCAACGTCGAGGCCATCCTCGTCCTGATCATCCTGGTCTCGGTCGTCCCGATCGCCATCGAGTACCTCCGCGAACGCAAGAAGAAGAAGCGCGCCGCGGCTGCCGGACCGGTGCCCGCGGCCGCCCAGCAGCACCAGCCCCAGCCCCCGTACCCGGTCATGGACGACGCGACGACCCAGCTCCGCCGCGTGGACCCGTACGACCAGCCGCAGCAGCGGTATCAGCAGCGCCAGCCGCAGCCGCAGCAGCCCCAGCCGCACCACCCCCAGCAGCCGCAGCAGCCGCACCACCCCCAGCAGCCGCAGCAGTACCAGCAGCCCCCGCAGCAGCCGTACGCCCAGCAGTATCCGCAGGGCTACGGCGACCAGCCCCAGCAGTACGGCGACCAGTACCCGTACAACCAGGGGCGCTGAAACCCCCAGGGGCGCGGGGCCGTATCGATATGCGGCTCCGCCGCGTGAGCGCGACAAGCCATGGCGAGCCCGCAGCCGCCGATGGAGGGAACCACCCGAGTCCGTAGGCGCCCCGCGCTAGAACCCTCGCGTCCGCTTGGCCGCCCGCCTGCCGGCGGCACTCGCGGCCCCGGGCATCCTCAGGAACAGCCGCGAGATCTCGCCACCGAGGTTCACCCCGATCGCGATGGCCATCGCCAGCGCCACCGCGTTGGACAGCGACAGCAGCCCCGCGTCGACCTCGCCCTGCGCGATTCCCAGCAGACCGAAGTACGTCGCCGAACCGGGCAGCAGCGGACCGATCGCCGCCGTCGTGTACGGCAGCGCCGACGCGAACCGGTACCGGGACATCAGCTGCCCGAACAGTCCCACGAGCCCCGCCGCGGCGGCCGTGGAGGCCACCGGCGAGATGTCACCGGCGTAGTTCATGGCGCCGTACACGCACCAGGCGATGCCGCCGTTCAGGGTCACCGCGAGGACGGTGGACCGTTCCTGCTGGAGCAGGATCGCGAAGGCCAGCGACAGCAGCATCGAGGCGAAGATCTGCACAAACGGTTCGTCACCGGTGCCCAGCTTGGCGTCCGGATTCAGCTCGGCGCCCAGCTGGACGCCGAAGTACAGCACCACCAGCACCCCGGCGACGATGCTGACGAAGAAGTACATGACCTCCAGCAGACGGGCGGCGGCGGTGATGTAGAAGCCGGTCAGACCGTCCTGCACCCCCGCGACCAGCGCCCGCCCGGGCAGCAGCGCGAAGAGCCCACCGGTGATGACCGCGGACGCCTTCACATCGACGTGCGTCACCGTCAGCACCACACCCATCGCGGCCGGCGGCATCGCGGCCACCGCGAACTGGTAGAACTCCGGCAGCCCGCGCCCGGCGCACAGCCACGCCAGCCGGTCGCCGAGCATCGAGCCGAACATCGCCGCGAAGAACACGGTCGCCCCGCCGCCGACGAGCAGCGAGGCCCCGCCCGCGAGGAGACCGCTGGCCACGGTCAGCACCCAGGTGGGGTACGGGTGCCGGTTGCGGCGGATCTCCGCGAGGCGCCGGTAGGCCTCCTCCAGGGAGATGTTCGTGTCGGGGTCGCTGAGGTCGTCCACCAGATGGAAGACGGCCGCGAGCCGGGTGTAGTCGGTGCCGCGGCGGCGTACCGTGCGCGACGCCGTCACCGGGTCCTCGACCAGTGACGGCTGGTGGGAGATCGACAGCAGCGTGAACGTGACGTTCGGCTCGCAGCGGTCCAGGCCGTAGGACCGGCAGACGGCGAACATGGCCGCCTCCACGTCCTCGGCGCCCTCGCCGCCCGCCAGCAGCAGCTCCCCGATACGCAGGGTCAGGTCGAGTACGCGCGGCACGGCGGGGCCGGTCTCGTCGTCGTGCTTCTGCGACGGCTCGGGCGCGGGCCGCTCGGCCACCGGCATACGCAGCATGGCGCGCATCCGGTCCTGCCAGGGCACGTCCGTCAGGCTCACCGCCGGGAAGCCGCTCGCCGGGGTGAAGGCGGTGGGGGCGGTCCACGCACTGTGGGTGCTCGGCATGCTGAACGCCGACCCCTCGCCCTCGGCGCCCGGCGCCGAGGGCGCCTCCAGCCCCTCCGGCAGCGCGAACTCCGAAGTCGTCTCGGACTCGATGACGGCGTGCCGTGCGACGGCCAGCCCCTGCGGAATCTCGAACTCGGACGTCGTCGACGACTCGCCGTCGACCGACGCCGCGATCCCACTGGGCTGCCGGAAGGCACTGCGGGCCTCGTCCGACTGCGGCTTGGGGTCCTTCGCCTCCGTCACCTGCGCAACTCTCCCTGGTACGAACTCACCTTCCTGTTGACCTCAGTATGGTCACTCAAACGCGAACGGGCCGCACGCGTATGCGTACGGCCCGTTGCGGAACGGATGGGGAGCGGCGTCGCTCAGTGGCCGCCCTGGTCCTTGAAACGCTTGTAGGACCGCTCGATCTCGGCCTCGGCGTCGGTGCGGCCCACCCAGTCGGCCCCCTCGACGGACTTGCCGGGCTCCAGGTCCTTGTAGACCTCGAAGAAGTGCTGGATCTCCAGGCGGTCGAACTCCGACACGTGGTGGATGTCACGCAGGTGCTCCACACGCGGGTCGGTCGACGGCACGCACAGCAGCTTGTCGTCGCCGCCGGCCTCGTCCGTCATCCGGAACATGCCGATCGCGCGGCAGCGGATGAGGCAGCCCGGGAAGGTCGGCTCGTCCAGGATGACCAGCGCGTCCAGCGGGTCGCCGTCCTCGCCGAGGGTGTTCTCGACGAAGCCGTAGTCGGTCGGGTAGGCGGTCGAGGTGAACAGGCGGCGGTCCAGGCGGATACGACCGGTCTCGTGGTCCACCTCGTACTTGTTCCGCGAACCCTTCGGGATCTCGATCGTGACGTCGAACTCCACCGGACGCTCCTCCATGATCAGCACATAGTTCTGGTGGTTAAGTGTCCCTCACGCAGGTGTGTGATCGCGAAAGGGGCTGGTGACGGTGCCAGAGCTGAGACCTTGGCGGACCGCGGGACCGCGTGGGGCGCGGGTCGCGGACGCCGTACGTCCCCGTCTGGCCCGCTTTGCCCGGGCCGCCGGACCGCGGGTCGCACGGTTCGCACGGGCCACGGCGCCGCGGCTCACCCGGATCACGGGGCCGAAGACCTGGCAGTACACCGCCGGTGCCGCCACCGCCGGGCTGGCACTGGCCGCCGGTGTGGTGACCGCCGCCGGCCCCTGGGACTCCACGGGTCAGCGTACGGCCGAGCGGGACCGGGCCGTCGCACTGGAGCACCCGGGTGGCGCAGATCACGGTCGCGGCTCCGACGCCACGGGCACGGCGGCCGGTTCGCCCCGGCCCGCGCCCAGCGCCGGGGCCGTACTGACCGGACTCGACGGCGCCCCGCCGCCGGGCGGGGTCAAGGCGCCCCCCGGCACGACGGCCCTCACAGACCTCCTCGGGCCCCTGCTGGCGGACGACCCCGCGCTCGGCGAGCGCCGCACGGCGGCCGTCGTCGACCTCACCACCGGCAAGCGCCTGTACGGACTGGACCCCGAGGTCCCGCTCACCCCCGCCTCCACCACCAAGATCGCCACCGCCGTCGCCGCCCTCACCGCCCTCGGCCCCGACCACCGCCTCACCACCCGCACCGTCCTGGAGGCCGACACCGGCGAAGTCGTCCTGGTCGGCGGCGGCGACCCCACCCTCACCGCGCGGAAGGACGCCCGGGGCCTCGCGAGCCTGCGCACCCTCGCCGAGAAGACCGCCGCCGCCCTCAGGAAGCGGAACGTGCGCGAGGTGACGCTGTCGTACGACACGACGCTCTACACCGGTACCGAGACCCACCCGATAGGCGTCAACGAGAACCTCGCCCGCGTCACCGCGCTGATGGCCGACGAGGCCCGCACCGACGACTCCACCAGCGGCCCCGCCCCGCGCGAGCCCGACCCAGCCGACGCCGCCGCCCGCACCTTCGCCGGCCTCCTGAAGCAGCACGGCATCACCGCTTCCGCCCCCGGCCCGTCCAAGGCGACCGGCCGCGCCGCCACCCTCGCCACGGTCTCCTCGCCCCCGCTGTCGGCCCTGGTCGAGCGGATGCTCACCAACAGCGACAACGACCTCGCCGAGGCCCTGGCCCGGCACACCGCCGTCGCGACCGGCAAACCCGCCGACTTCGACGGGGCGGGCGCCGCCGTCACGGCCCGGCTCCAGCAGCTCGGCCTGCCGGTGGGCGACGCCCGCTTCCACGACGGAAGCGGCCTGGACCGCACCGACCTGATCTCCGCCGGCCTCCTCACCGCCCTGTTGGCCGAGGCCGCCGCCCCCGACCGCCCCCAGCTCCGCCCGGTGCTCACCGGCCTCCCGGTCGCCCACTTCACCGGCACGCTGTCCGACCGTTACACGGACGGCGCAGCGGGCCTCGTCCGCGCCAAGACGGGCACCCTCACCGGCGTGAACACCCTCGCCGGCACGGTGACCACCCCCGACGGCCGCCTCCTGGCCTTCGCCTTCCTGGCCCACGGCACGACGGACGCGTGGTCCGCCCAGGCGGCCCTGGACCGGGCGGCGACGAGCCTGGCCTCCCCGACGCCGTAGCCGGGCGGCACCCCGTCACCGCCGCACCCCCGCCCCCGTACGGCCTGCCCCCGACGGCGGCGCTCCCGTACCGTTGACGCATGACGAGCATCGGCGCACATTCCGGCATGGTCGACTGGAACCTCGCGGTGGCGACCGCGACCCGGCTCGTACGGCCGGGCCCCGAGGTGAGCCGCGACGAGGCCAGGGCCGTCGTCGCGGAACTCCGCCGCCATGCCAGGTCCTCGGAGGAACACGTCCGGGGCTTCACCCGGATGGGCACCGAGGAGACCCACGACACCCCCCTCCTGGTGGTCGACCGGCCCGGCTGGGTCCGGGCCAACGTCGCCGGATTCCGGGAGATCCTCAAACCCCTGCTGGAGAAGATGCAGGAACGGCGCGGCGGCGCGGGCAACGCCGTCCTCGGCGCCGTCGGCGGCAAGGTCACCGGCGTGGAGCTGGGCATGCTGCTGTCCTTCATGTCCTCCCGCGTCCTCGGCCAGTACGAGACGTTCGCCCCCGCCACCCGCGACCTGCCCGCGGGCGCGAACGGCGGCGGGCGGCTGCTCCTCGTCGCGCCGAACATCGTGCACGTCGAACGCGAACTCGACGTCGAGCCCCACGACTTCCGCCTGTGGGTGACCCTCCACGAGGAGACGCACCGCACGCAGTTCACGGCGGTGCCCTGGCTCCGGGACCACCTCGAGGGCGAAATCCAGTCGTTCCTGGCCGAGACCGACGTCGACCCGATGACCGTGCTCGAACGGATCCGCGAGGCCGCCCAGACCCTCGCCGGGGGCCGCCCCGAGGCGGAGGAGGACGACGACGGCGGCCGGTCGCTGGTCGAACTGGTGCAGACCCCGGCCCAGCGCGAGGTCCTCGCCCGTCTGACCGCCGTGATGTCCCTCCTGGAGGGCCACGCCGACTTCGTCATGGACGGCGTCGGCCCGCAGGTCGTGCCGAGCGTCGGCGAGATCCGCGAGAAGTTCCAGCAGCGCCGCGCCAAGGGCGCCTCCCGCCTCGACATGGCGCTGCGCAAGCTGCTCGGCCTCGACGCCAAGCTCCGCCAGTACCGCGACGGCGAACGCTTCGTGCGGGCCGTCGTCGACGAGTGCGGCATGGACGGCTTCAACCGCGTCTGGACCTCGCCCAACACCCTCCCCACCAAGTCGGAGATCGCCAAACCGGCGGACTGGATCGCGCGGGTGCACCGCAAGCCGGAGGCGTGAGCCCCGCAGGCGCGGCGTGAAACGATTCCGGCCGACGGCAGCCGAACGACCCTCCAATCACCCGTCCGAGGGACCGTGAGCCTTCGGCAGGCGTGCGATGCTCGGAGACCGGCCCGTTTCTGTCACCATCTACACACTCTGCGTGACCGAACCTCGGGCTCATCCCCGAAAACTTCATGAAGGGCACCGGACATGGGTCCCCATCCTGCGGTCGCGGCGATACGCCTGGCGGTCCGCCGCGTCCTCCACGACGTCCTCTCCGACATCCTCACCGAAGAACCGCACAGCACGGCCGGCGCCTTTGGCACCACGACCGCCGGACGCACACCCGAGCGGCCGCCGTCACCGCTCGTGCTCGTCGCGTGCTCCGGCGGCGCCGACTCGATGGCACTCGCCTCCGCCCTCGCCTTCGAGGCCCCCAGGCTCGGCGTCCGCGCCGGCGGCGTCACCGTCGACCACGGCCTGCAGAACGGCTCCGACCTGCGCGCCGAGGAAGTCGTCCTGCGCCTGCGCGAACTCGGCCTGGACCCCGTGGAGGCCACCGCCGTGACCGTCGGCCGCGCGGGAGGCCCCGAAGCCGCCGCCCGCGACGCCCGCTACGCCGCACTGGACGCCGCCGCCGCCCGCCACGGCGCCGCCGCCGTCCTGCTCGGCCACACCCGCGACGACCAGGCCGAGACCGTCCTGCTGGGCCTCGCCCGCGGCTCCGGCATCCGCTCCCTGTCGGGCATGGCCGCGGTCTCGGGGGCCGGCGGCCGCTACCGGCGCCCCTTCCTCCAGGTCGACCGCCAGACCGCCCGCAAGGCCTGCATGGTCCAGTCCCTGCCCGTCTGGGACGACCCCCACAACGCCGACCCCGCCTACACCCGCTCCCGGCTGCGCCACGAGGGGCTGCCCGCCCTGGAGAAGGCCCTCGGCAAGGGCGTCGTCGAGGCCCTCGCCCGGACGGCCCAACTCTCCCGGGACGACGCCGACGCCCTCGACACCTGGGCCCGCCAGGCCGAGGCCGGCGTCCGCGACGCCACCGGTGTCCTGGAGTGCGCCAAGCTCTACGCCCTGCCGCCCGCCGTACGCCGCCGGATCCTGCGCCGCGCCGCCCTGGAGGCCGGTGCTCCGGGCGGCGCCCTGTTCGCCCGCCACATCGAGGAGGTCGACCGGCTGATCACCGGTTGGCGCGGTCAGGGGGCCATCAACCTCCCCGGCAAAGTCGTCGCCCGGCGGCAGGGTGGCAGACTGGTGATCCGGCAAGGCTGAATCCGGACCTCCCACCGATCCGCACACGGATCACCGGGGCGCCGCGGATGGCCGGTGGGACGACCGAAAGTGATGCGGGTGGACGCGAACGACATGGGTGCCGACCTCGAGAAGGTACTCATCACCAAGGAAGAGATCGACGCGAAGCTGGCCGAACTGGCCGCGAAGATCGACGCGGAGTACGCGGGCAAGGACCTGCTCATCGTCGGCGTCCTCAAGGGCGCGGTGATGGTCATGGCCGACCTCGCCCGGTCGCTGTCCACCCCCGTCACGATGGACT is a genomic window containing:
- a CDS encoding alpha/beta hydrolase; this translates as MSRQQRDALDALLRSAPRTETPPTPDEQRAGFAAALTRPAPEDVVTRGTVLGGRPALELEPDTASGRGRLLYLHGGGYVVGSPDTHAGLVGELARRAGLRAVSVDYRLAPEHPFPAAVDDGLAAYRELLATVSDPRDLVLAGDSAGGGLSVATLLAARNAGLPQPAAVVLFSPWADLTLAGGSIRSKEGADPVFTAADVRAYADLYVGAGDRAHPLASPVFADLAGLPPLLVQAGANEVLLDDAIRLAGRAGADGVEVTLEVGPGLPHVYQLHYGRLDEADAALDRAARFLTAHVGAGSPGTDRLAPVR
- a CDS encoding MarR family winged helix-turn-helix transcriptional regulator; translation: MSHVTQSFIDLVRVETRLYNAVSARLRAEQGLGLGQFEFLEVIDRVPGCRVLDLVGELAITVGAVSKAVDRLVAAGWCVRAAHPQDRRSSVLRLTPEGDRRLAASRPVVESTLASLTAAVASEDLSRIASTLAVLRAHLEAGPHGRPG
- a CDS encoding CPBP family intramembrane glutamic endopeptidase, whose amino-acid sequence is MSTTHTASPQPTRREGGRFLRSPLVWMLTGVVGVGLASSLASVGGVVAVVGSIVAVVVYWAVMRYVARRSMPEIAMPGAVTQALSGAAIGFGFITVSMLMLLTEFSFTERPGNGLSIVASMAAMQLGAAVTEELIFRGLALQALEKLCGSWPALAITAALFGGLHLANPDATLWSSTAIAIEAGVLLGAAFLWTRNIWFAVGLHFAWNTTLGLIGIAVSGHASEGLMTTDPTGPDLLTGGDFGLEASIVPVIVSLLIAIPMLVAARRRGNLVPMRRGRR
- a CDS encoding MerR family transcriptional regulator, giving the protein MSYSVGQVAGFAGVTVRTLHHYDDIGLLVPSERSHAGHRRYSDADLDRLQQILFYRELGFPLDEVAALLDDPAADPRAHLRRQHELLSARIEKLQKMAAAVEQAMEARSMGINLTPEEKFEVFGDFDPDQYEEEVQERWGDTDAYRQSRQKTASYTKEDWQRIQDEADALTRRFVALMEAGAPADSDGAMDAAEDHRQGIARNHYDCGHEMHTCLGEMYVSDERFTRNIDAARPGLAVYMRDAILANAARHTS
- a CDS encoding YbjQ family protein; this translates as MGMEEYGGGQGPQPEVLVVTTNDLPGHRVQEVLGEVFGLTVRSRHLGSQLGAGLKSLVGGELRGLTKTLVETRNQAMDRLVEQARARGANAVLSFRFDVTEAADVGTEVCAYGTAVVVARE
- a CDS encoding DedA family protein, producing MTTLALGPEWISPDYLIETFSLPGILLIVFAESGLFAFLPGDSLLFTAGLFVAQGQYISQPLWLVCTLIVAAAVLGDQVGYMIGKFFGPRLFSRPNSKLFKQENLEKAHEFMEKFGPKAIVLARFVPIVRTFAPIVAGAGRMKYRTFLTYNVIGGVAWGTGVTLAGYWLGQIEFIRANVEAILVLIILVSVVPIAIEYLRERKKKKRAAAAGPVPAAAQQHQPQPPYPVMDDATTQLRRVDPYDQPQQRYQQRQPQPQQPQPHHPQQPQQPHHPQQPQQYQQPPQQPYAQQYPQGYGDQPQQYGDQYPYNQGR
- a CDS encoding threonine/serine exporter family protein, translated to MTEAKDPKPQSDEARSAFRQPSGIAASVDGESSTTSEFEIPQGLAVARHAVIESETTSEFALPEGLEAPSAPGAEGEGSAFSMPSTHSAWTAPTAFTPASGFPAVSLTDVPWQDRMRAMLRMPVAERPAPEPSQKHDDETGPAVPRVLDLTLRIGELLLAGGEGAEDVEAAMFAVCRSYGLDRCEPNVTFTLLSISHQPSLVEDPVTASRTVRRRGTDYTRLAAVFHLVDDLSDPDTNISLEEAYRRLAEIRRNRHPYPTWVLTVASGLLAGGASLLVGGGATVFFAAMFGSMLGDRLAWLCAGRGLPEFYQFAVAAMPPAAMGVVLTVTHVDVKASAVITGGLFALLPGRALVAGVQDGLTGFYITAAARLLEVMYFFVSIVAGVLVVLYFGVQLGAELNPDAKLGTGDEPFVQIFASMLLSLAFAILLQQERSTVLAVTLNGGIAWCVYGAMNYAGDISPVASTAAAAGLVGLFGQLMSRYRFASALPYTTAAIGPLLPGSATYFGLLGIAQGEVDAGLLSLSNAVALAMAIAIGVNLGGEISRLFLRMPGAASAAGRRAAKRTRGF
- a CDS encoding inorganic diphosphatase, producing MEFDVTIEIPKGSRNKYEVDHETGRIRLDRRLFTSTAYPTDYGFVENTLGEDGDPLDALVILDEPTFPGCLIRCRAIGMFRMTDEAGGDDKLLCVPSTDPRVEHLRDIHHVSEFDRLEIQHFFEVYKDLEPGKSVEGADWVGRTDAEAEIERSYKRFKDQGGH
- the dacB gene encoding D-alanyl-D-alanine carboxypeptidase/D-alanyl-D-alanine endopeptidase; translated protein: MTVPELRPWRTAGPRGARVADAVRPRLARFARAAGPRVARFARATAPRLTRITGPKTWQYTAGAATAGLALAAGVVTAAGPWDSTGQRTAERDRAVALEHPGGADHGRGSDATGTAAGSPRPAPSAGAVLTGLDGAPPPGGVKAPPGTTALTDLLGPLLADDPALGERRTAAVVDLTTGKRLYGLDPEVPLTPASTTKIATAVAALTALGPDHRLTTRTVLEADTGEVVLVGGGDPTLTARKDARGLASLRTLAEKTAAALRKRNVREVTLSYDTTLYTGTETHPIGVNENLARVTALMADEARTDDSTSGPAPREPDPADAAARTFAGLLKQHGITASAPGPSKATGRAATLATVSSPPLSALVERMLTNSDNDLAEALARHTAVATGKPADFDGAGAAVTARLQQLGLPVGDARFHDGSGLDRTDLISAGLLTALLAEAAAPDRPQLRPVLTGLPVAHFTGTLSDRYTDGAAGLVRAKTGTLTGVNTLAGTVTTPDGRLLAFAFLAHGTTDAWSAQAALDRAATSLASPTP
- a CDS encoding zinc-dependent metalloprotease, coding for MTSIGAHSGMVDWNLAVATATRLVRPGPEVSRDEARAVVAELRRHARSSEEHVRGFTRMGTEETHDTPLLVVDRPGWVRANVAGFREILKPLLEKMQERRGGAGNAVLGAVGGKVTGVELGMLLSFMSSRVLGQYETFAPATRDLPAGANGGGRLLLVAPNIVHVERELDVEPHDFRLWVTLHEETHRTQFTAVPWLRDHLEGEIQSFLAETDVDPMTVLERIREAAQTLAGGRPEAEEDDDGGRSLVELVQTPAQREVLARLTAVMSLLEGHADFVMDGVGPQVVPSVGEIREKFQQRRAKGASRLDMALRKLLGLDAKLRQYRDGERFVRAVVDECGMDGFNRVWTSPNTLPTKSEIAKPADWIARVHRKPEA
- the tilS gene encoding tRNA lysidine(34) synthetase TilS, producing the protein MGPHPAVAAIRLAVRRVLHDVLSDILTEEPHSTAGAFGTTTAGRTPERPPSPLVLVACSGGADSMALASALAFEAPRLGVRAGGVTVDHGLQNGSDLRAEEVVLRLRELGLDPVEATAVTVGRAGGPEAAARDARYAALDAAAARHGAAAVLLGHTRDDQAETVLLGLARGSGIRSLSGMAAVSGAGGRYRRPFLQVDRQTARKACMVQSLPVWDDPHNADPAYTRSRLRHEGLPALEKALGKGVVEALARTAQLSRDDADALDTWARQAEAGVRDATGVLECAKLYALPPAVRRRILRRAALEAGAPGGALFARHIEEVDRLITGWRGQGAINLPGKVVARRQGGRLVIRQG